Proteins encoded together in one Amblyomma americanum isolate KBUSLIRL-KWMA chromosome 1, ASM5285725v1, whole genome shotgun sequence window:
- the LOC144125286 gene encoding uncharacterized protein LOC144125286: MRSLGVSVKGARLNHDAAPSLFLHKRSMPPPPRSAFAKRRKHEVLAELLGEGSSVEKLDPKLGSPSGSPTDVTTEAGADLCAMRHENFGVENSLSILALTDSAHDATLEVKLTESCEGRHKSVQATMRPATKSTAVQACVKRSMASHHSQTKPHTVSIGIQVGSPMINVATQTTMPIQREAIENDDSTEDEGGDEDYDDEDYTPCEEFEEKQGCVGNSPDEPGNKIFLVQEKYLWKLFQLCTECLAPRTVRFECEGTLLEVYGECASGHFIYWCNQDVEKQQPMLNLQLCAAVLFSGCNPTATLRMLASIGVPVVSNRTFFAIQRSYLWPAIGRVRSHCEEVSSFLCMVKVQCTLFCFQVWKEEQKSLLQELQGQQVNLAGDGRADSPGFSAKYGTYTLMDVERHKVLHFEVVQSNDAGGSCRMELEGLKQGLAFLESESIKVAVLVTDRHTQIKCFLRNNKAAIAHELDVWHKQKVSSSCGFMVADKVLFSAY, from the exons atgcgatcgctaggggtttctgtcaaaggggcacggctgaaccatgacgcggctccttcactatttttgcacaaaagaagcatgccaccaccgccaagaagtgcatttgctaaaagaaggaaacatgag GTCCTTGCAGAACTGCTTGGAGAAGGATCAAGCGTGGAAAAACTTGATCCAAAATTGGGCAGTCCCTCTGGTAGCCCAACAG ATGTCACAACAGAAGCTGGAGCAGATCTTTGTGCAATGCGACATGAAAACTTCGGCGTGGAAAATTCACTAAGTATCCTCGCTCTCACTG ATTCAGCACATGATGCAACGCTGGAGGTCAAACTGACAGAGTCTTGTGAGGGAAGACACAAGTCTGTCCAAGCAACGATGCGGCCAGCGACAAAAAGCACAGCTGTACAGGCATGTGTGAAAAGAAGCATGGCATCACACCACTCTCAGACAAAACCACACACTGTATCTATCG GCATTCAGGTTGGCAGCCCCATGATAAATGTAGCCACTCAAACGACCATGCCAATCCAAAGAGAGGCCATTGAAAATGATGACAGCacagaagacgaaggtggagatgagGACTACGATGATGAGGACTACACTCCATGCGaagaatttgaagagaa GCAGGGATGTGTCGGAAACTCCCCAGATGAACccggcaacaaaatttttttggtgCAGGAGAAGTACCTTTGGAAGCTTTTCCAGCTGTGCACAGAGTGCCTAGCACCTCGTACAGTCAGATTCGAGTGTGAAGGCACACTTCTAGAAGTTTATGGGGAGTGTGCATCTGGCCATTTCATTTACTGGTGTAACCAGGACGTAGAAAAACAGCAGCCGATGCTCAACCTGCAGCTTTGCGCAGCAGTTCTCTTCTCTGGATGCAACCCAACAGCTACACTGAGAATGCTGGCTTCAATTGGTGTACCAGTTGTgagcaacaggacattttttgcaATCCAGCGTTCATATCTGTGGCCTGCAATTGGCAGGGTAAGGAGTCATTGTgaagaagtttccagctttctttgcATGGTCAAGGTCCAATGCACACTGTTTTGTTTTCAGGtttggaaagaagagcagaaaagtctgctgcaagagctgcaaggccaacaggtgaaccttgctggagatggacgggctgattcaccaggatttagtgctaaatatggcacgtatactctgatggacgttgaacgccacaaagtcttgcattttgaagtcgtgcag TCCAAtgatgctggcggcagctgtcgcatGGAGTTAGAAGGCCTGAAACAAGGCCTTGCTTTTCTGGAGAGTGAGAGCATCAAGGTAGCAGTGCTGGTGACCGACCGTCATACACAGATCAAGTGCTTTCTCCGCAACAACAAAGCTGCAATCGCCCATGAGTTAGACGTGTGGCACAAGCAAAAGGTATCTAGCAGCTGTGGCTTTATGGTGGCTGATAAAGTGTTATTTTCAGCATATTAA